A stretch of the Planctomycetota bacterium genome encodes the following:
- a CDS encoding DUF4416 family protein, producing the protein MKLLVGMLAGRAEWFDAAERLLADTFGPSDLASPLIPFTFTDYYEPEMGPGLLRKFVTHERLVNPGDLADIKVRTNELEGQLARELGAPVPRPVNLDPGLLDGSKLLLATTKDYVHRIYIGKGIYAEITLTYKKGGFAPTPWTYRDYATEPYLAFFARARARYLEQLKAQPHTRPTRPTRPTSSAGPVGPVGQVGQVEPHP; encoded by the coding sequence ATGAAACTGTTGGTGGGCATGCTCGCCGGACGGGCCGAGTGGTTCGACGCCGCCGAGCGCCTTCTGGCCGACACCTTCGGCCCCAGCGACCTCGCCAGCCCCCTCATCCCCTTCACCTTCACCGACTACTACGAGCCCGAGATGGGGCCGGGCCTGCTCCGCAAGTTCGTCACCCACGAGCGCCTTGTGAATCCCGGCGACCTCGCCGACATCAAGGTGCGCACCAACGAGTTGGAGGGCCAACTTGCCCGCGAGTTGGGCGCACCCGTGCCGCGCCCCGTCAACCTCGACCCCGGCCTCCTCGACGGCTCGAAGCTGCTCCTAGCCACCACCAAGGACTACGTTCACCGCATCTACATCGGCAAGGGCATCTACGCCGAGATTACGCTTACCTACAAGAAGGGGGGCTTCGCGCCCACGCCGTGGACCTATCGTGACTACGCCACTGAGCCGTATCTGGCTTTCTTCGCCAGGGCCCGCGCCCGCTATCTTGAGCAGCTCAAAGCACAACCCCACACACGTCCCACACGTCCCACACGTCCCACAAGTTCCGCGGGACCAGTGGGACCCGTGGGACAAGTGGGACAGGTGGAGCCGCACCCATGA